One window from the genome of Aricia agestis chromosome 22, ilAriAges1.1, whole genome shotgun sequence encodes:
- the LOC121738245 gene encoding circadian clock-controlled protein daywake-like, translating to MYDSRPITEFRQISPCPPTDQACLDATANEFYQKLMVGIPAVGIEPHEPTRHPLIVGNLATLKYTFYNATISHMDECKISDLKFNRDTLKTQFKMSCPKVVIETDYETSGQLLVVPVHGKGDAKIVTGRYNFVFNCEGKMVDRHYSIRSCSFAVDAVEKINFDINNLFDGNQQLSKAFHDFLHDNWKDSHDFVKDPVWNVHTKKMITAANKLLKTATLR from the exons atgtacgattcccgcccGATAaccgaatttcggc AAATATCACCATGCCCACCTACCGACCAAGCCTGTCTCGATGCCACCGCTAACGAGTTCTACCAGAAGCTGATGGTGGGAATCCCAGCGGTGGGCATCGAACCCCACGAGCCCACGCGCCATCCCCTCATAGTGGGCAACTTGGCGACGCTGAAATACACCTTCTACAACGCGACTATCAGCCATATGGATGAGTGTAAAATTAGTGATTTGAA GTTCAACCGCGACACTCTCAAGACCCAGTTCAAGATGTCCTGCCCCAAAGTCGTGATAGAGACGGACTACGAGACCAGCGGCCAGCTGCTCGTGGTGCCTGTACATGGGAAGGGAGACGCTAAGATTGTTACTG GTCGATACAATTTCGTCTTCAACTGTGAGGGTAAGATGGTCGATCGCCACTACAGCATCAGAAGTTGCAGCTTCGCGGTAGACGCGGTGGAGAAGATCAACTTCGACATCAACAACTTGTTTGACGGGAACCAGCAGTTGT CGAAAGCCTTCCATGACTTCCTTCACGACAACTGGAAGGACTCTCACGACTTTGTTAAGGATCCCGTGTGGAATGTCCACACCAAGAAGATGATCACCGCCGCCAATAAGCTGCTGAAGACCGCGACGctgcgatga